The Myxococcaceae bacterium JPH2 genome has a window encoding:
- a CDS encoding AgmX/PglI C-terminal domain-containing protein — protein MPKRHFIRWVLIPGLSLGALVLSAALAAWLTRPAPAPAPTPPAQEAPPPTREPLTPPPHLKPPTVAAPPAFPSPPSAVPGLAGAPSWDTRRLEDADLVIEDASGRIDRADIRVAVRAVSPLVQQCFEDVAQRNPGPQEVKLRFTVQGSGEAGQLTHGELLSSTIADPMVQACVLDSLLDAQFSAPSGGGKATVVYPFRFRTPGEAGP, from the coding sequence GGCCTGAGCCTGGGCGCGCTGGTGCTCAGCGCGGCGCTCGCCGCCTGGCTCACGCGCCCCGCCCCCGCGCCCGCGCCCACCCCGCCCGCGCAAGAGGCGCCCCCGCCCACGCGCGAGCCCCTCACGCCGCCTCCGCACCTGAAGCCGCCCACCGTGGCGGCTCCGCCCGCCTTCCCTTCGCCACCGAGCGCCGTGCCCGGCCTCGCGGGCGCCCCGAGCTGGGACACCCGCCGCCTGGAGGACGCCGACCTCGTCATCGAGGATGCCTCCGGTCGCATCGACCGGGCAGACATCCGCGTGGCCGTGCGAGCGGTCTCCCCCTTGGTCCAGCAGTGCTTCGAGGACGTGGCCCAGCGCAACCCAGGCCCGCAGGAAGTGAAGCTGCGCTTCACCGTGCAGGGCAGCGGCGAGGCGGGACAGCTCACCCATGGCGAGCTGCTGTCGAGCACCATCGCCGACCCCATGGTCCAGGCGTGCGTGCTGGACTCGCTGCTGGACGCGCAATTTTCCGCCCCCTCCGGCGGTGGGAAGGCGACGGTCGTCTACCCGTTCCGCTTTCGGACACCCGGGGAGGCTGGCCCGTGA